The Aeromicrobium yanjiei DNA segment CGGGCCGGGTCGAGATAGCCCAGCATGACCGAGCCGGGCCACGCGAGCACCAGGATGCGCAGTCCCGCCGTGACCGCCTCACGCTCGTCCCGGCCGCCGAGCCGCCACGTGGAGTACACGATCGTGACCGCCGCGACGGCCGACAGGAGCAGGCACAGCAGCGGATAGCGCCACGACGGCAGGAACAACAGCGCCGCGAGCGCGTACGCCCCGACCGCCCACGCGGCAGTCGTGAGATCGCGGACGAACAGCGAGCCGATCAGCGAGAACAGGCCGAACGAGAAGAGCACCAACGGGTTGAGCCGCACCACGAGCGACCTCATCGCAGCGCCCCCTCGGCCAGCGCGATGTCGACGTCGCGGTCCAGGTCGGCGTCGTGCGTCGACACCACGACCGTGGCGCCGGCTCGCCGCGTCGCCGCGATCCAGCCGGCGACGGCCGCCCACGTCGACGGATCCTGGCCGACCGTCGGCTCGTCGAGCAGCACCAGGCCCGGCCGGTGCGCGAGCCCGGCCGCGATCGCGAGGCGGCGCTGCTCGCCGCCGGAGAGCCGATAGGGGTTGCTGGGCGCGAACCGTCCGAGCCCGAAGACGTCCAGGATGCGGTCGACATCGACCTCACGGCCGAGGCGACGAGCCGAGTGTGCGACCTCGTCGGCGACGGTACGCGTCAAGAAGCCGTGCTCGGGATTCTGCGGCACCCACCCGGCGACTGCTGCCAGGGCGCGCGACCTCATGGCCCGCATGTCAGGGGTCACGGTGCCTTCGCTCACCTTGACCAGTCCGCCCACGACCGCGACCGCGGTCGACTTGCCCGCACCGCTCGGACCCGTGAACGCCGACACCTGCCCCGGCAGGATTGTCGCCTGCAGACCTTCCAGCGCACGGGTGCGGCGGACGCCGCGCAGGGTCCGCAGCACGAGGTCCACCGAGACGCCGTCGAGCACGACCTCGGGAGCGGGCCCTGTCGGTGCGACCAGCTCGGCGGGGACGTCGAGCGGGACGGGGACGGTCATG contains these protein-coding regions:
- a CDS encoding ABC transporter ATP-binding protein; translated protein: MRGEVRFDGFTWRPLGRREPVVAGLDLSIGAGERVLLVGPSGSGKSTMLLGLASALGTTIAGDLTGSATVDGRIGLLLQNPADAVVAEQIGRDVAFGLENLRVRRDEIWTRVDGALEAVGLRQGREHPTGALSGGEQQRLALAGVLALEPDVMLLDEPTAMLDADTAATVRDAIVSAARGRTMIVVEHRIGPWLEHVDRVVVLSADGRVVADGDVASFLAGPAPSGVWAPGMTVPVPLDVPAELVAPTGPAPEVVLDGVSVDLVLRTLRGVRRTRALEGLQATILPGQVSAFTGPSGAGKSTAVAVVGGLVKVSEGTVTPDMRAMRSRALAAVAGWVPQNPEHGFLTRTVADEVAHSARRLGREVDVDRILDVFGLGRFAPSNPYRLSGGEQRRLAIAAGLAHRPGLVLLDEPTVGQDPSTWAAVAGWIAATRRAGATVVVSTHDADLDRDVDIALAEGALR